The genomic region AGGAAGAGCTAAATGTTTCATTTAAAAACCTCCAATAAATATTATATATTTAAGTCCTATTTAATTATATTTAAATTATAGTATATGACAAAATTCTAAAAAAGTATATAATAAAATATATAATACATATAAATATAAAAATAAGGGTAATAAATATGAACTTAATAATTTTATTGATAATAGTAGATATAGTACCTTTGGGGTTATTGTTATTAGGAGGAATATATGAAACAAAACATTCAAAATTTCCTAATACCAAAATTGGATATAAAAATAAATATTCAATATTAAATAAAAAAACTTGGGAATACTCTAATAAGCTTGCTTCAAAAATATATGGAGCAATTGGGAGTTTTCTACTTGTATTAAATACAATAGGTATTTTTATATTTGGAGAAGAGGCTTTTTCTACAATATTAGCATTAACTTTTATTTTAGTTGTTATAGCAAGGCTTATAATAGAAAATATAATAAAAAAGAAGTTTAAATTGAAATGAATATTAAAATATTGACAGTATACCCAAATTACCATATCATAATATTAAATGCGATGAAAAGAAGAGTAATGAAAATTAAGGCTTAAAGAGAGCTAGGGTGGGTGAAAGCTAGCAGCTAATATTTTCATGAAGATGGCCTTGGAGCATGTTCTCTGA from Clostridium isatidis harbors:
- a CDS encoding SdpI family protein — translated: MNLIILLIIVDIVPLGLLLLGGIYETKHSKFPNTKIGYKNKYSILNKKTWEYSNKLASKIYGAIGSFLLVLNTIGIFIFGEEAFSTILALTFILVVIARLIIENIIKKKFKLK